In Actinoplanes lobatus, the DNA window TTGCTGCCGCCGGCGAAGTGCGCCACGAAGACCAGGGCCAGCGTGAGCGGGAACCACGGCGCGAACGCGACACCCAGGTAGCCGACGCCGTACAGGCCCATGGACAGGGCCAGGCCGGGCAGCAGCCAGGACGGGCGGGTCAGCACCGGGCGCATCACCAGCGGCCCGATCAGGGCGCCCAGGCCGCGCAGCGCGAACAGCAGGCCGACGCCCAGCGCCCCGGCCCCGTGCGCCGCCGCGATCAGCGGGAACACGGTCAGCACCCCGTTGCCGAGGCCGACCGCCGACTTCACCGTCACGAGAGCCCGCAGGCGGGGGCGCAGGGCGATGTGCCGCAGCGACTCGAGCAGGGCGGTCATGGCCCGGGCCGGCTCGCCGTCGCCGCTGCGCGGCGCCTGCATCGGACGCCGGATCAGGGCGGTCAGCAGGCTTCCGGTGAGCAGGCAGACGGCGGTCACGGCAAAGCAGGCGTACGGGCTGAAGACGCTGCTCACCACGCCACCGAGGGACGCGCCAACCACGGTCATGGTGCCCCACGCGGAGCCGGCGACGGTGTTCGCGGCCGGCAGGTCGGCGGGGTCCACCAGGTTGGGCAGGGCGGCCGACGCGGCCGGCGAGTAGAACGCCTTCGACACCGCGATGGCCCCGACCGCCACCAGGGCGAGCGGGGCGGTCGCCGCGGAGCGCACCGCGAACAGCAGCAGCACCGACACGAAGGCCGCGGCGTTCGAGACGATCAGGATCCGGCGGCGGTCCACCCGGTCGGCGACCGTGCCGGTGAAGGGCAGCAGCAGCGCGAGGATGCCGGTGTCCACGGCCAGCACCAGAGCGCCCAGCTGGCCACCGCCGGTCAGCTCCGGCAGCAGCACGAGCAGCGGCACCATGACGAACCAGTCCGCCCCGAAGACCACCAGCTCAGCGGCGAACAACCGGCGGAAGTCCCGGTTACGGGTAAGGACCGAGAAGTCTGCTGGCACGTACCGAAGTGTAGATACGCCGATGCCCGGCCGCGGTGGGCCGGGCATCGGTTCGGATCTCGCCTACTCGGCCGGGTTCGCCGGCTTCCGCGGCATCTTCAGCACCTCGAACTGGTCGGTCAGGCCGCGCAGCGCGGACTTCCCACCGGTCTCCGGGACCTCGTGCGCACCGCCGCTGGAGTCCGGCGCCACACCGGCCGGCACCAGGTCGTCGACGGGCTTGTCGGCGGCGTGCTTCGGCTCACCGGCGGCCTGTCCCTTGATCAGCCGCTTCGCCTGCCGCTTGGCCCGGCTCTTCTCCTTCCGGTTCTCCACCATGGTGTAGAGGGTCGGCACCAGGATCAGGGTCAGCAGGGTCGAGCTGACCAGGCCGCCGATCACCACGATGGCCAGCGGCTGGGAGATGAATCCGCCCTCGCCGGTGAGGCCCAGCGCCATCGGGATGAGCGCGAAGATGGTGGCGATCGCGGTCATCAGGATCGGCCGCAGCCGGTGCCGGCCACCCTCGATCACCGCCTCCTGCACGCCGTACCCGGCGGCCCGGTAGTGGTTGATCAGGTCCATCAGCACGATGGCGTTGGTCACCACGATGCCGACCAGCATGAGCACACCGATCAGGGCCGGCACGCCGAGCGCGGTGCCGGTGATCAGCAGCAGGATGATCGCGCCGGTCGCCGCGAACGGGATGGACACCAGCAGGATCACCGGCTGGATCAGGCTGCGGAAGGTGGCCACCATGATCACGAAGACGATCGCGATGGCGGCGAGCACGGCCAGGCCGAGCTGCCCGAACGCCTCCTGCTGGTCGGCGCTGACGCCACCGACGGCCCACTCGGCGCCGGCCGGCAGGTCGAGCTCCTCCAGGGCGGCGGTCAGGTCCTGGTTGATCTCGGTGAGGTTGTCGCCGGTGACCGTGCCGGTCACGGTGACGGTACGGCTGCCGTCCACCCGGTTGATCTCGACCGCGCCGTCCACCTGCTTGACGTCGGCGACCTGGTCCAGCGGGACCACGCCGCGCGGGGTGGTGAGCGGAACGGCGCGCAGTGCGGCCGTGTCGGTGGGCGCCGTGCCGAACGAGATCACCACGTCCTGGGTGGTGCCGTCGACGTTGATCTGACCGGCCGGGGCGGACTGGAACAGCGCCGCCACGTTCTGGGCGATCTGCGCCTCGGTGAGGCCCACCTGCGCGGCGGCCTTGCGGTCCACCACCACGTCGAGACGCGGCACGCTCTCGGCGAGCGAGGTGTCGATGTCGGCGACCCCGGCCACCCCGGCCATCGCGGTACGGACCTGCTCGGTGGCCGTGGTGAGGACCTCGTTGTCGGGGGCGGTCACCGAGACGGACAGCTGGCTGCTGCCGAGGCCGGAGCTCTCCTGACCGATCTTGATCTCACCGGCGCCGGACAGCGCGTCGAACTTCCTGTCCAGCTCGTCGGAGATCTCCGCGGCGTCCGCGTCCTCCTCCAGCGCCACGTTGTAGCTGGCGGTGCCGGCGCCGCCGCCACCCGCGAACGGGTTGGCCGAGCTGCCGCCGACGGTCACCTGGTACGTCTTGACGCCGTTCTGGTCGGCGAGGATCGCCTCGACCTGCTTGGCCGCCTCGTCGGTGGCCGCCAGGCTGGTGCCGGCCGGCATCTCCTGGCTGATCGTGATGCTGTCCTGCCCCGACTCGTCGAGGAAGTTGGTCTCCAGCCGGGTGCTCAGGGCGAACGTGCCGATCAGCACCGCGATGCCGATGAGCACCGTGGTCCAGCGCTTCGTGGTGGCGAACCGGATCACCGGCAGGTAGCCGCGCTGGAGCGGGCTGCGCAGCTCCTTCTCCTCGGCGGCCTTGCGGATCGCCTCGGTGTCGGCGCCGGCCGGCGGCGGCTTGAGGAACCAGTACGCCAGCACCGGCACGATCGTCAGCGACACCACGAGGGAGGCCAGCAGGGCCACCGTCACGGTGATCGCGAAGGACGAGAAGATCTGCCCGACCAGGCCGCCCACCAGGGCGATCGGCGCGAACACGGCGACCGTGGTGAGGGTCGAGGCGACCACCGCGCCGGCCACCTCACGAACCGCCGTGAGGATGGCGTGGACCTTCTCCTCGCCGTACTCGAGATGGCGTTTGATGTTCTCCAGGACGACGATCGAGTCGTCCACCACCCGGCCGATCGCGATGGTCAGCGCGCCCAGGGTGAGCAGGTTGAGGGTGTAGTCGCCGACCCAGAGCGCGATCAGCGCGATCAGCACGGACAGCGGGATGGACACCGCGGTCACCAGGGTGGACCGGACGCTCATCAGGAAGATCAGGATGACCACGACCGCCATCAGCAGGCCGAGCAGGCCCTCGGTGGTGAGGCTCTCGATCGAGCGCTCCACATACGGCGCCTGGTCGGTGATGACGGTCAGCGTCGCGCCGGACGCCTTCTCCAGGTCGAGCAGCATGTCCCGGACCTCGTGCGAGATGTCCACCGGGTTGCCGTCCGGCCGTGCGGTGACCGCGATGCCGAGGCTGTTCACCCCGTCGGTCCGGGTGTACGACTCCGCGGGCGGCAGCTTGCTCTCCACGGCGGCCACGTCACCGAGCCGCACCGGCCCGCGCGAACCGGTCAGGTAGACGTCCTTGAGCTGGTCGACGGTGGTGATCGGGGTGCCCACCTGCACGGTCAGCGACTTGTCGCCCTCGACCACGGTGCCGGCCGGGATGGAGACGCCGTTGGCCTGGAGCACCGTGGTGAGCGAGGCGGGGCTGACCCCGGCCGCGCCCATCTTCGCCATGTCCGGAGTGATCACCACTTCCAGGGCGCGGGCGCCGGTGACCTGGGTGTCGCGGACACCCTCGATGCCGTTGAGCTCGGGCACCACGGTCTCGTTGAGCGCGGCGAGCAGCTCGGCCTCGTCCTTGTCACCGGACGAGGCGGCCAGCACGATCGCCGGGATGTCGTCGGTGCCGCCCGCGAAGACGGTCGGGTCGACGTTCTCCGGCAGCTGCTGCTGGATCCGGTTCACCGAGGTGGTGACCTGGTTGACGGCGGACTCGATGTCCGTACCGAACTCGAAGAGCACGACGACGCTGGACACGTTCTCGCGCGAGGTCGAGGTCACGCTGTCGATGCCGTCGATGCCCTTGACCGCGTCCTCGATCGGCTTGGTCACCTGTTCCTCGACCGCTTCCGGCGAGGCTCCGGGCAACACCGCGCTCACGAACGCGGCGGGCAGCTCGATCGAGGGGAAGAGCTGCTGCTTGAGGGACGGGATGGCGTAGAGCCCGAAGCCGCTGATCACGATGGCGATCAGGGCGACGAGACCTCGGTTGGCAAGACTTAACCGTGTCAGTGCTGACATGGGGGCTCCCCCGAGAAAGGTTCGGTCGATACTGATAGTTTGCATGACGCGAACAAATGGTTTTCGCCGGGGTTCCACTGGTACCGTCCGAGGTCGGATGGACCCGTACCGGCCATCAGCACGTCACAAGAGGAGCACGCGGTGGGCGAGAAGGAACAGCTCATCGCGGACATCATGGGCGCGCAGATCCGGATGGAGCACCTGTTCGCCGGAGACCGGTCGGATCCTCTCTTCTCCTCGCACCTGACCATGTCGCAGCTGAAGATCATGCTGCTGCTGGCCCGGCGCGGCACGATCGCCGGCGGCGAGCTGGCCCGGCTGGTCGGCGTGGGAGCGGCCGCGCTCAGCGGCATGATCGACCGGCTGGTCGTGCAGGAGCTGGTCACGCGCACGGAGGACGTGCACGATCGGCGGGTTCGCCGGATCGGGCTGACCAAGGCGGGCACCGAGCTCATCGACGGCATCATCACGGCGGGCGCGGCGAAACAGCGCGAGCTCCTCAGCCGTCTCTCAGCCGAGGAGCTCGCGATCGTCGCTCAAGCGATGGAACTGCTGCTCCGGGAGGCGGCCGCGTGCCCGCCCCCGGAGCCCGAGGACTAGGCCAGGTCCAGCGCCTTCGCCGCGATCAGCGCGTCGTTCGCGATGACGGTCGGCGACGGGGCGGTGGAGATCGCCCACTCCGGGTCCTTCAGGCCGTGCCCGGTCACCGTGCAGACCACCCGGGAACCGGCCGGGATCTTCCCGGCCTCCGCCTGCTGGAGCAGACCGGCCACGCTGGCCGCGCTGCCCAGCTCGACGAAGACACCCACCTCGCGGGCCAGCAGGCGGTACGCGTTCAGGATGTCCCGGTCGGTGACCGCCGAGATCAGGCCGCCCGAGGCGTCCCGCGCGTCCAGCGCCTTGGTCCAGCTGGCCGGGTTCCCGATCCGGATCGCGGTGGCGATCGTCGACGGATTCTCGACCACCTTGCCGTTCACGATCGGCGCGGCGCCCGAGGCCTGGAAGCCGTACATCTTCGGCAGCCGGGTGCTGTTCCCGGCCGCCCGGTCCTCCTGATAGCCCATCCAGTAAGCGGAGATGTTGCCGGCGTTGCCGACCGGCAGGCAGTGGATGTCCGGCGCGTCACCGAGCGCCTCGACGATCTCGAAGGCGGCCGTCTTCTGGCCGTGCAGCCGGAAGATGTTCACCGAGTTGACCAGCGCGACCGGGTAGTCCTGGGACAGCTTCGAGGCGAGCGCCAGGCAGTCGTCGAAGTTGCCGTCCACCTGGAGCAGCCGGGCGCCGTGCACGAGCGCCTGGGCCAGCTTGCCCAGCGCGATCTTGCCCTGCGGCACGAGCACCGCGCAGGTGATGCCGGCGCGGGCCGCGTACGCCGCCGCGGAGGCGCTGGTGTTGCCGGTCGAGGCGCAGATGATCGCCTTGGCGCCCTCCTCGACGGCCTTCGACACGGCCATCGTCATGCCCCGGTCCTTGAACGAACCGGTCGGGTTGGCGCCCTCCACCTTGAGGTAGACGTCGGCGCCCGTGCGCTGGGACAGCACCGGCGCCGGCACCAGCGGGGTGTTCCCCTCGTGCAACGAGACCACCGGGGTGGCGTCGGTGACCGGCAGCCGGTCCCGGTACGCCTCGATCAAGCCCCGCCACATGGCCGTACTCCTCACTCGCGTGTCAATCTTCGGGAATTTCCGGCCATTATTCAGGACGGTGGCAGACAGCCTCTACGTTGTTCCCGTCCGGGTCGCGAACGAAGGCGCCGTAGTAGTGCTCGTGGTACTCCGGGTGCAGGCCCGGCTCGTGCAGCACCTCGGCCCCGGCCTCGACCGCGGCCCGGAAGAAGGCGTCGACCGCGGACCGGTCGGCCGCGGCGAAGGCGATGTGGCTCTCGCGGAAACCCTCGCCCTCGTTGAACTCGCCGATCCAGAAATCCGCGTGGTCCGAGCCGTACCCGATCGCGACCTTGAAGTCCATCAGCCGGCTGCCGCCCAGCGGCGCCAGCACGGCGTCGTAGAAGGCGGCGCTGCGCGACAGATCGGCGCATTGGAACCCGACGTGGTCCAGCATCAGCCGGCCCCTCCCTCGACACGCAGCACACTGGCGATCGACCGGACGATGTCCAGCCGGGACAGCGAGTCCACGGTCGCGGCGAGGGCCGCGTCGGGCGCGCTGTGGGTGACGATCACCAGCTTCGCGTCGTCCGCCCGGCCGGACTGGCGGACCGTCGCGATGGACACCTCGTGCTGGGCGAACACCCCGGCCACGCTGGCCAGGACGCCCGGCTTCTCGGCCACGTCCAGGCTGATGTGGTAGCGGGTGAGCGACTCGCCGATCGGGCGGACCGTCAGCTTGGCGTAGTTGCTCTCGCTCGGCGCCCGGGCCCCGGTCAGCCGGTTGCGGGCCGCCGCCACGATGTCGCCGAGCACCGCGCTGGCGGTCGGGCGGCCACCCGCGCCGCGGCCGTAGAACATCAGCGGCCCGGCCGCCTCGGTCTCCACGAACACCGCGTTGAAGGCATCACCGACGCCGGCCAGCGGGTGGCTGAGCGGGATCATCGCCGGGTGCACCCGGACGCTCACCGAATCGGCGCCGCGCTGCGCGATGCAGAGCAGCTTGATGGTGCAGCCCATCTCCTTGGCGCTGGCCATGTCGCCGGCGGTCACCGCGGTCATGCCCTCACGGAACACGTCGGCGGCGGTGACCCGGGTGTGGAACGCCAGCGAGGCGAGGATGGCGGCCTTGGCGGCGGCGTCGAAGCCCTCCACGTCCGCGGTCGGGTCGGCTTCCGCGTACCCCAGCTCGGTGGCCTCCTCGAGGGCCTCGTTGAAGCCCGCGCCGGTGGCGGCCATCGAGGAGAGGATGAAGTTGGTCGTGCCGTTCACGATGCCGGTGACCGCGGTCACGCGGTCGCCGTGCAGCGACTCGCGCAGCGGGCGCAGCAGCGGGATCGCCCCGGCCACCGACGCCTCGTAGTAGAGATCGGCGCCGCCCTCGGCGGCGGCGTCGTGCAGCGCGCCGCCGTCCTCGGCGAGCAGCGCCTTGTTGGCCGTGATGACGCTCTTGCCGGCCCGGAGCGCCTCGACCAGCCAGGTCCGGGCGGGCTCGATGCCGCCGACGACCTCGATGACCACGTCCACGTCGTCGCGCTTGATCAGGCCGAGGGCGTCGGTCGTGAACAGCGACGGGTCGACCGGCAGGTCGCCGCGCTCACGGCCGGGACGCCGCACCGCGATGCCGGCGATTTCCAGAGGGGCGCCGATCCGGGCGGTCAGGTCCTCCTGCTGCTCGTGCAGCAGACGGACGACCTCGGAACCGACGATGCCGCACCCCAGCAGGGCGAGGCGGACCGATTTGGCGGGGCTCATCCAACATCCAATACAAGCAGGTCGTCCTCGGTCTCCCGCCGCACGATGACGCGTGCCGCGCCGTCGCGCACCGCCACCACGGGTGGCCGAGGAACGTGGTTGTAGTTGCTGGCCATACTCCGGCAGTAGGCGCCGGTCCCGGGGACCGCAATAAGATCTCCGGGCTGCACGTCGGCGGGCAGGAATTCATCCTTCACGACGATGTCCCCGGACTCACAATGTTTTCCCACCACTCGGGCCAGCATAGGGGTCCCGGCGCTGCTGCGATTGGCGAGCGTGGCGGAATAGGAGGCGTCGTAAAGGGCGGTCCGGATGTTGTCGCTCATGCCGCCGTCGACACTCACGTAGGTCCGGATGCCATCGACGTCCTTGACCGTCCCCACCTCGTACAACGTGAAGACCGACGGGCCCACGACGGCCCGCCCCGGCTCGATCGACAGGTGCGGCTTGCGCAGCGACGCCAGCTCGCACTCGGACTCGACGATCTTGTTGATCCGCTTCGCCAGGTCTCCAGGGGTCGACGGATCGTCCTGAGTGGTGTAAGCGATACCGAATCCACCGCCGAGGTCCAGCTCCGGCAGCTCCACGCCGCGCGCGTCCCGGATCTGCGCCTGGAGCTCCAGGATCCGCCGGGCGGCCACCTCGAACCCACTGGTGTCGAAGATCTGCGAGCCGATGTGCGAGTGCAGGCCGCGCAGGTCCAGCGCGCCCTCGTCGAGGATCTGCGCGGCGGCCGCGAACGCCGCCCCGCCGGCCAGCGAGAAGCCGAACTTCTGGTCCTCGTGCGCGGTCGCGATGAACTCGTGGGTGTGCGCCTCGACGCCGACGGTCACCCGGATCAGCACGCCGGGCCGCTTGTTCAGCTCGCCGGCCAGGGCGGTCAGGCGGTCGATCTCATGGAACGAGTCGACGATGATCCGGCCCACCCCGGCCTCCAGGGCCCGGCGCAGCTCGCTCTCCGACTTGTTGTTGCCGTGGAAGCCGATCCGCTCGGCCGGGAACCCGGCCGCCAGCGCCACCGCCAGCTCGCCACCGGAGCAGACGTCGAGGAAGAGCCCCTCCTCGTCGATGATCCGGACGACGGCCTTGCAGATGAACGACTTGCCGGCGTAGTAGACGTCGGCCCCGGCGAAGGCGGCCGCGAAGTCCCGGCAGCGGGCCCGCAGATCGTCCTCGTCCAGCAGGTACGCCGGGGTGCCGTAGTCGGCGGCCAGGTCGAGGACGTTCACGCCGCCGATCTCCAGGGACCCGGCCGCGGTACGGTTCACGGTCCGCGGCCACAGCTGCGGCACGAGGGCGTTCACGTCCTCCGGGCTACGCAGCCAGGCCGGCCCGCGGCTGCCGAGGTCACCGTGCAGGGCCCCGGCCTCGTGTGCGCGCATGCTCTACATCCTCTCCGGCGCGGAGACCCCGAGGAGGGCCAACCCGTTGGCGATCACCGTACGAGTGGCGTCGTTGAGCCACAGCCGGGCACGGTGTCCGTCGGTGACCGGGTCGTCGGCGTTCTTGGGCGTGATCCGGCAGGCCGGCTCATCGTAGAAGCGGTGGTAGGCGCCGGCGATCTTCTCCAGCAGCCGGGCGACATGGTGCGGCTCCCGGTGCTCGGCCGCGAAGGCGACGGTCTCCGGGTACTCGCCGAGCGTCTTGAGGAGCTCGTTGTCCTTCTCGTTGTCGAGCAGGTCGGCACGGAAGTCGCCGGGCTCGCCGCGGGTCACACCCAGCGACTCCGCCTGCCGGGCGGCGCTGGCCGTCCGGGCCGCGACGTACTGCACGTAGTACACCGGGTTCTCCCGGCTGGCCCGGGTCCACAGGTCGATGTCGATGTCGATCGGGGAGTCCGAGGAGTAGCGGGCCAGCGCGTACCGGGTGGCGTCGACGCCCAGCGCCTCGACGAAGTCCTCCAGGGTGACCACGGTCCCGGCCCGCTTGCTCATCCGCACCGGCTCGCCGTCACGGACCAGGTTGACCATCTGGCCGATCAGGATCTCCAGGTTCTTCGCCGGGTCGTCGCCGAAGCACGCGGACATCGCCTTCATCCGGCCGATGTAGCCGTGGTGGTCGGCGCCCAGCATGATCACGACCCGCTCGAAGCCGCGCTTGCGCTTGTCCAGGTAGTAGGCGCAGTCGGCGGCGAAGTACGTCCAGTCGCCGTCGGACTTGCGCAGCACCCGGTCCTTGTCGTCACCGAAGTCGGTGGTGCGCAGCCAGGTCGCGCCGTCCTGCTCGAAGATGTGCCCCTGCTCGCGCAGCCGGTCCAGGGCCTCCTGGAGCTCGCCGCGGTCGTGCAGGTCCTTCTCGTTGAAGTAGGTGTCGAAGTGCACGCCGAACTCGGTCAGCGACTTCTTGATCTCGGCGAACATCAGGTCGACGCCGACCCGCCGGAAGGTCTCCTGCGCGGCCTCCGGATCCTGGGACAGCACCTCCGGCTCGACCTTGACCACGTCGGCCGCGATCTCGGCGATGTAGGCGCCGCCGTAGCCGTCCTCCGGCGCCGCCTCGCCCTTGGCGGCGGCCAGCAGCGAGCGGGCGAACCGGTCGATCTGCGAGCCGGCGTCGTTGAAGTAGTACTCCGTGCCGACGTCGGCGCCGGCGGTGCGCAGCACCCGGGAGAGGGCGTCGCCCACGGCGGCCCAGCGGACCCCGCCGATGTGCACCGGACCGGTCGGGTTGGCCGACACGAACTCCAGGTTGACACGCTCTCCGGCGAGCCGGTCGGTACGCCCGTAGGCTGAACCGGCGAGCACGATGTCGCGGGCCAGCACGCCGGCCGCGGCGGCGTCGAGCCGGATGTTCAGGAAGCCGGGACCCGCGATCTCCACCGATTTGACGCCGTCCCGGCGGCCCAGCTCCTCGGCCAGCGCCGCGGCCAGCTCACGTGGGGCGACCCCGACCTTCTTGCCCAGTTGGAGGGCGAGCGTCGAGGCGTAGTCGCCGTGCTCGGGGTTACGTGGCCGCTCCATCGTCGTCGTGGCGGGCAGCGCGCCGACGTCGAGTCCACGCGTCTCGAAAACGGCACGAGCGGCTGAGAGAACCGTGTCAGCAAGGTTGGCGGGAGTCACTCAACCATGCTATCGGGGGTAGACTTCGTCGTTCGGCGGCCACCCGAGCCCCGCCCCTCCCCATTCAGACGAATCGACGAGGCACGATGAGCATGAGCACGCCGGGGCCCGAACGGGTCCCGTCCACCGTCAAGGTCGACAAGACCACCGGCCAGGGCAAGCCGCCTGCGGCGAGGTCCGGCGCGAGCCGGCCAGGGGGCAACCGGCCCGCCGGAAAGGGCGGGAAGGGCGGAAAGGGTCGCAAGCCGGTCACTCCGGTCAAGGTGGCCGGCGGACGCAACTGGGGACCGATCGCGGTCGCCGGTGTCGTCGTCCTGATCGCGGTCGGCATCATCGGCTGGGGTGTCGTCGCATCGATCCAGCAGGAGAAGAAGCAGTCCGTGCCGTGGGCCGACCGGGCCGCCGCGATCGCCGGCATCACCAACTTCCGCGAGTCGAACCCGGATCTGGTGAAGGGCAGCCAGCACAAGAACGGCAAGCTGTCGTACGAGCAGCAGCCCCCCGTCGCCGGTGAGCACAACCCGAGCTGGCAGAACTGCAACGGCGTCGTCTACTCCGAGCCGATCGCGAACGAGCACGCGGTGCACAGCATGGAGCACGGCACCGTCTGGGTGACCTACAAGCAGGGCCTCCCCGAGGACCAGGTGGAGAAGCTGGCCGACCGGGTCGAGGGCAAGGAGAAGCTCATGCTGAGCCCGGTGCCCGGCCTGAGCAGCAACGTCTCCCTCCAGGCCTGGGGCTACCAGCTGAAGGTCGACTCGGTGGACGACCCGCGGATCGACGAGTTCATCCAGTCGCTGCGGATCAACGCGTCGATCGAGGGCCCGACCGCGGCCTGTGACGGCGGCGTGTCGGCCACCGGCGTCGTCCCGCAGAGCTGACCTTGTCCACGGAGAAACGCCGCTTCGGCTACTGGCTGCCCGCGACCCTGGTGGTCGGCCTGCTGCTGGGCGTGGCGATCGGATTCCTGATCCCCCGCGGCGAGGACCTGCCGGCCGACGACTCCGCAGAGGCCGGCTTCGCCCGGGACATGTCCACCCACCACTCGCAGGCCGTGGAGATGGGCATGATCGCCTACACCCGCGCGACCAACGACGAGGTCCGGATGATGGCCCGCGACATCGCTCTCACCCAGCAGGGTCAGATCGGCATGTTCCAGGCGTGGCTGCGCGAGTGGGATCTCCAGCCGACCGGCTCGAAGCCGGCCATGTCGTGGATGCCGGGCGGGGCGGAGAGCGTGAAGGACGGCCTGATGCCCGGCATGGCCACCCCGGAGGAGCTGAAGCAGCTCCGGGAGGCCACCGGTCTCGACGAGGACCGCCTCTTCATGAAGCTGATGATCAACCACCACCTGGGCGGCATCCACATGGCCCAGGAGGTGGTGGAGCTGAGCGACGACCCGGAGGTCGTCGAGTCGGCGAAGCTGTCCATCAACAGCCAGCAGCGCGACCTGACCGACATGCAGGATCTCCAGAAGCGGCTCGAAACCGCCTCCTGACCTGTGCTTACCGATGGGCCGCCGGCATCACGCCGGCGGCCCGCCGTGTTTTCGCGATACCGATTGGCCGGGGCCTCCGGAGCCCTGCTAGGCTCATCCTCACTGAGCCCCCGTAGCTCAGGGGATAGAGCGTCGCCCTCCGGAGGCGAAAGCGCAGGTTCGAATCCTGCCGGGGGCACTTAACAAACCTGCGCACCACCGTAAGGCCCGCTGCCGTCGCAGCGGGCCGTTTGCGTTGTCACAGCCGGCAGGATCGGCTGAACGCTCATGTCCGCTCACTTAGGACGTGTTCCGGGGAGTTGGACCAGTACAGTGCGTAGTTGTCGACGCGGTCCGCCCCGGCTGCGCGGGAGGTAGGTCGACGCGCCGCGTAGAGCGCCTGGAGGAGTCCAGCGACCGGCGCGGACGGACGTGGCCGACCACCACCATCCCGCCCGTCCGCGGGCATCCGCGCAGAAAGACTCGTCATGCCGACCAGCACCGTCGTCGTAGGATCCACCGTCGGGCTGCACGCCCGGCCCGCCGGCATCATCGCCGCCGCCGTCAACGAGATGGGCGAAGAGGTGAGCCTGGCCATTCCCGGTGGTGATCCGGTCGATGCCGGCTCGGCGATGCTCATCATGGCTCTCGGCGCCGCCCTGGGAGACAGCGTCGAGGTCTCCAGTCCGTCGCAGTCCGCGCACGACAGGATCGCCGCTCTCCTCGCCCAGGACCTGGACGCCTGACCGCGGCCGGCGCATGAACGGGCACAGGTCCTCCGCCCTGGGTGATGGCGCCGATGGTCGCCACCGTGGCCGAGGCGGCGACCTTCGCCGGCCGGGTCCGCCGGTACGGCCTGACCGCCGCGCTCAGCCGGCTGACGGAATGAGCAGCCGGCCGGTCGCGCCGAGGGCGGCGGCCGCCTGGGAGACCTGGCCGGCGTCGGTGACGAAGGAGGCACCCGGGTCGTCGCCGGATCCGAGGGCCACGCGTGCCCCGGCCCCGGCGACGCGCCGCTTCGCCGACAGGTGGATCGCGTCCACGCCGGCGGCCGTCAGCGCCGGGATGTCGTCCAGGCGGACGCCGCCCCCGGCCATGATCTCGATCCGTCCCGCGGACTGGTCCGCCAGGCCGGCGAGCTCGCCGGCCGCCTGACCGGCGGCGGCCTTGCCGCCCGATGTCAGCACCCGGTCGACCACGCCGAGGTCGAGCAGCTCCGCCAGGGCGTGGGTGACCGAGGCGACCTGGTCGAACGCACGGTGGAAGGTCACCGTCACCTGTGGGGCGCTCTCCCTGGCGGTATCCGCCAGCAGGCGCAGCGCGGCCGTGTCGACGTCGCCGTCGCCGGTGAGGGCACCCACCACGACCCCCTGGGCGCCGGCGCGGCAGACCGCCCGGACCTCC includes these proteins:
- a CDS encoding MFS transporter, yielding MPADFSVLTRNRDFRRLFAAELVVFGADWFVMVPLLVLLPELTGGGQLGALVLAVDTGILALLLPFTGTVADRVDRRRILIVSNAAAFVSVLLLFAVRSAATAPLALVAVGAIAVSKAFYSPAASAALPNLVDPADLPAANTVAGSAWGTMTVVGASLGGVVSSVFSPYACFAVTAVCLLTGSLLTALIRRPMQAPRSGDGEPARAMTALLESLRHIALRPRLRALVTVKSAVGLGNGVLTVFPLIAAAHGAGALGVGLLFALRGLGALIGPLVMRPVLTRPSWLLPGLALSMGLYGVGYLGVAFAPWFPLTLALVFVAHFAGGSNWVLSNFALQGEVPDKLRGRVFATDMMLATVAIAVSQLAAGAVIDRVDQRWIIAGCASITLTYAIGWWLATRRLRPSTEPTFGITGTGEPTPE
- a CDS encoding efflux RND transporter permease subunit, encoding MSALTRLSLANRGLVALIAIVISGFGLYAIPSLKQQLFPSIELPAAFVSAVLPGASPEAVEEQVTKPIEDAVKGIDGIDSVTSTSRENVSSVVVLFEFGTDIESAVNQVTTSVNRIQQQLPENVDPTVFAGGTDDIPAIVLAASSGDKDEAELLAALNETVVPELNGIEGVRDTQVTGARALEVVITPDMAKMGAAGVSPASLTTVLQANGVSIPAGTVVEGDKSLTVQVGTPITTVDQLKDVYLTGSRGPVRLGDVAAVESKLPPAESYTRTDGVNSLGIAVTARPDGNPVDISHEVRDMLLDLEKASGATLTVITDQAPYVERSIESLTTEGLLGLLMAVVVILIFLMSVRSTLVTAVSIPLSVLIALIALWVGDYTLNLLTLGALTIAIGRVVDDSIVVLENIKRHLEYGEEKVHAILTAVREVAGAVVASTLTTVAVFAPIALVGGLVGQIFSSFAITVTVALLASLVVSLTIVPVLAYWFLKPPPAGADTEAIRKAAEEKELRSPLQRGYLPVIRFATTKRWTTVLIGIAVLIGTFALSTRLETNFLDESGQDSITISQEMPAGTSLAATDEAAKQVEAILADQNGVKTYQVTVGGSSANPFAGGGGAGTASYNVALEEDADAAEISDELDRKFDALSGAGEIKIGQESSGLGSSQLSVSVTAPDNEVLTTATEQVRTAMAGVAGVADIDTSLAESVPRLDVVVDRKAAAQVGLTEAQIAQNVAALFQSAPAGQINVDGTTQDVVISFGTAPTDTAALRAVPLTTPRGVVPLDQVADVKQVDGAVEINRVDGSRTVTVTGTVTGDNLTEINQDLTAALEELDLPAGAEWAVGGVSADQQEAFGQLGLAVLAAIAIVFVIMVATFRSLIQPVILLVSIPFAATGAIILLLITGTALGVPALIGVLMLVGIVVTNAIVLMDLINHYRAAGYGVQEAVIEGGRHRLRPILMTAIATIFALIPMALGLTGEGGFISQPLAIVVIGGLVSSTLLTLILVPTLYTMVENRKEKSRAKRQAKRLIKGQAAGEPKHAADKPVDDLVPAGVAPDSSGGAHEVPETGGKSALRGLTDQFEVLKMPRKPANPAE
- a CDS encoding MarR family winged helix-turn-helix transcriptional regulator: MGEKEQLIADIMGAQIRMEHLFAGDRSDPLFSSHLTMSQLKIMLLLARRGTIAGGELARLVGVGAAALSGMIDRLVVQELVTRTEDVHDRRVRRIGLTKAGTELIDGIITAGAAKQRELLSRLSAEELAIVAQAMELLLREAAACPPPEPED
- the thrC gene encoding threonine synthase, whose translation is MWRGLIEAYRDRLPVTDATPVVSLHEGNTPLVPAPVLSQRTGADVYLKVEGANPTGSFKDRGMTMAVSKAVEEGAKAIICASTGNTSASAAAYAARAGITCAVLVPQGKIALGKLAQALVHGARLLQVDGNFDDCLALASKLSQDYPVALVNSVNIFRLHGQKTAAFEIVEALGDAPDIHCLPVGNAGNISAYWMGYQEDRAAGNSTRLPKMYGFQASGAAPIVNGKVVENPSTIATAIRIGNPASWTKALDARDASGGLISAVTDRDILNAYRLLAREVGVFVELGSAASVAGLLQQAEAGKIPAGSRVVCTVTGHGLKDPEWAISTAPSPTVIANDALIAAKALDLA
- a CDS encoding VOC family protein; its protein translation is MLDHVGFQCADLSRSAAFYDAVLAPLGGSRLMDFKVAIGYGSDHADFWIGEFNEGEGFRESHIAFAAADRSAVDAFFRAAVEAGAEVLHEPGLHPEYHEHYYGAFVRDPDGNNVEAVCHRPE